In Candida dubliniensis CD36 chromosome 6, complete sequence, the following are encoded in one genomic region:
- a CDS encoding chromatin remodelling complex subunit, putative (Similar to S. cerevisiae ITC1;~In S. cerevisiae: component of the ATP-dependent Isw2p-Itc1p chromatin remodeling complex, required for repression of a-specific genes, repression of early meiotic genes during mitotic growth, and repression of INO1) codes for MVLYKRKQVKIIPPDDLPEDLTTQVWFIPETKEWFLSYSDYIKRMDYLKTRNFVCEITGNSCLTYFEALQSEEQEITEVEKNFPEALKEHILRFLQFNRISRLDMLVDNVYQVFKNDYFPGETIFLRGIDNNKEHSVKQRGTIREKVQYGQDQPTKYLVARLNDNHQAIVTEQNISRDRNHFTKWLIKTFIKLTMSRSYKVGAPWVVKTKYAKQYGIPTTYPDDLKQFADTTPTGDIVFIQPKKKRGPQPKITETPPKPPKPPKPPKPAKPAKEPKKPKKIAIKTERKQATPASQKPIVPIAPTPPVVVVPFKKKFPTHYIPDAIMKEYEEEEAKGTPSFGLSQFQPTKKNIVEDLELKFDLQNSKPLPKILSLPENAKYWNQQIIEEEEQQEESMDEIERKRLSCYGLPSISEALQSWIFLNVYHNILNIDTFTFDDFVFAMGWNGDQFSEDGRCELLDEIWCAVLSTIVSNELPTNKEAKDYKERDEIYGLTISLPEKDEINEDSDDEDEDEDEDEDEHDNNDNQDKKGDKIEEDKQLNQDGKQDNDTNSEQISSKPKGDDSEDHGSESESEEKQLDIDTEQSESEENDKDSNIEKPVVTHNAYECMNHRGTSWDERLRKRNFKDGNWQCILLGVLSLVEHVPEYEATIYKIYHKLAPKDKPATALSVRNQFYDELDIELKFKALNILVDLVISSPLVRNHIDDCLENSTSLRRNRLDNLKEYKTVLEQAQKAHQYITTKIATTNVSQLDQSPPSPPPPQQQQQIEQPSEVKKGLDLNNLELSEAERLLGEQDSEFQEQCNIRKDAIIKLNQLKEAKREIEQKLTELDCQRVKLLGKDRLYNRYWWFENNGLPNLHSGRNNEDDEDDEENNDNKKEVEEEDVDSDNETDDVHDETYLMGRLWVQGPSNNDISIHFKTDLKNAQEFSEKIDKIRLENDGQEFDNGKLDPDNNNNNNNNSSSNNSSSSNNSNANSNNNNNNNRVKKLNFSKLPSQLITTVRDSFALDVKEKEIFTQSGEKLIDEEGSFILPLAKLSNLQRKCIEEFPDPLMTGSDWRYYDKPEDITKLISWLNPWGKRESLLRKELSLVKEAIISSMEARRKALWLDQTPPEELEISDNIKKLETKLSGGGNDNDKDNLFSKDTTIAAGGGEEGDDDVVLTSGSKRTRRSTGSRKRQKVVTVQDALEFGEPEDINKMIQNLEEELVEKKDNREINRVLEWVNSRALDLFEKSLYEGGDKQKSNTKSKQKKK; via the coding sequence ATGGTGTTATACAAACGTAAACAAGTCAAAATCATTCCACCAGATGATCTACCTGAAGATTTGACTACTCAAGTTTGGTTTATACCAGAAACTAAAGAATGGTTTCTACTGTACAGTGATTATATCAAAAGAAtggattatttgaaaactaGAAATTTTGTTTGTGAAATTACTGGGAATAGTTGTTTAACCTATTTTGAAGCTTTACAAAgtgaagaacaagaaatcacagaagttgaaaaaaatttcccTGAAGCATTAAAAGAACATATTTTACGATTTTTACAATTTAATCGAATTTCAAGATTAGATATGTTAGTTGATAATGTTTATcaagttttcaaaaatgattATTTCCCTGGTGAAACCATTTTTCTTCGTGgcattgataataataaagaacaTTCAGTAAAACAACGAGGAACAATTAGAGAAAAAGTTCAATATGGACAAGATCAACCTACTAAATATCTTGTGGCAAGATTGAATGATAATCATCAAGCTATTGTTACGGAACAAAATATATCAAGAGATAGAAATCATTTCACTAAATGGTTAATTAAAacatttatcaaattaacCATGTCAAGATCATATAAAGTGGGGGCTCCATGGGTtgtcaaaacaaaatatgcAAAACAATATGGAATTCCTACCACTTATCCCGATGATCTAAAACAATTTGCTGATACTACTCCTACAGGAGATATTGTATTCATTCAACCTAAAAAGAAGCGTGGACCTCAACCGAAAATAACTGAAACTCCACCAAAACCACCAAAACCTCCAAAACCTCCAAAACCTGCAAAACCTGCAAAGGAACCTAAAAAACCCAAGAAAATTGCTATTAAAACCGAACGTAAACAAGCAACTCCAGCATCTCAAAAACCTATTGTACCAATTGCACCAACCCCACCTGTTGTGGTGGTTCcttttaaaaagaaatttccaACTCATTATATTCCTGATGCCATAATGAAAGAATatgaagaggaagaagcAAAAGGTACTCCATCATTTGGTTTATCACAATTTCAACCtacgaaaaaaaatattgtcgaagatttagaattaaaatttgatttacaaaattcTAAACCACTTCCTAAAATATTGTCATTACCAGAAAATGCCAAATATTGgaatcaacaaataattgaagaagaagaacaacaagaagaaagtaTGGATGAAATTGAACGGAAACGATTATCTTGTTATGGATTACCTTCTATTCTGGAAGCATTACAATCATGGATATTTCTTAATGTTTATCATAATATATTGAATATTGATACATTTacatttgatgattttgtgTTTGCTATGGGATGGAATGGTGATCAATTTTCTGAAGATGGACGTTGTGAATTATTGGATGAAATTTGGTGTGCTGTTTTGAGTACAATAGTTTCTAATGAATTACCAACCAACAAGGAAGCCAAAGATTATAAAGAAAGAGACGAAATCTATGGGTTGACTATAAGTTTGCCCGAAAAGGACGAAATCAATGAAGACAGTGacgatgaagatgaagatgaagatgaagatgaagatgaacaTGACAATAACGACAATCAAGATAAAAAGGGagataaaattgaagagGATAAACAGCTCAACCAGGATGGAAAGCAAGACAATGATACCAATTCAGAACAAATAtcatcaaaaccaaaaggAGATGATTCAGAAGATCATGGTTCTGAAAGTGAACTGgaagaaaaacaattggaTATTGACACTGAACAAAGTGAATCAGAAGAGAATGATAAAgattcaaatattgaaaaaccTGTTGTTACTCATAATGCTTATGAATGTATGAATCATAGAGGTACTTCATGGGATGAACGTTTGCGTAAACGTAATTTCAAAGATGGTAATTGGCAATGTATATTATTAGGTGTATTGTCATTAGTGGAACATGTACCTGAATATGAGGCAACTATATATAAGATTTATCATAAATTGGCTCCTAAAGATAAACCAGCAACTGCATTGTCGGtaagaaatcaattttatgatgaacttgatattgaattaaaattcAAAGCATTAAATATTCTTGTTGATTTGGTAATCAGTAGTCCTTTGGTAAGAAATCATATTGATGATTGTCTTGAAAATCTGACACTGTTAAGAAGAAACAGattagataatttaaaGGAATACAAAACTGTATTGGAACAAGCCCAAAAAGCCCATCAATACATTACTACCAAAATTGCAACCACAAATGTTTCACAGTTAGATCaatcaccaccatcaccaccaccaccacaacaacaacaacaaatagaACAACCATCAGAAGTGAAAAAGGGATTGGATCTTAATAATCTTGAATTATCTGAAGCTGAACGTTTGCTTGGTGAACAAGATAGTGAATTTCAAGAACAATGTAATATTAGAAAAGACGCTATTATTAAGTTGAACCAATTGAAGGAAGCTAAACGGGAAATTGAACAGAAATTGACTGAATTAGATTGTCAAAGAGTGAAATTATTAGGGAAAGACCGACTTTATAATAGGTATTGGTggtttgaaaataatggaTTGCCAAATTTACATTCTGGAAGgaataatgaagatgatgaagatgatgaagagaATAATGACAATAAGAAGGAAGTAGAAGAGGAAGATGTTGATAGTGATAATGAAACTGATGATGTTCATGATGAAACTTATCTTATGGGGAGATTATGGGTCCAAGGACCTtccaataatgatatttctATACATTTCAAAactgatttgaaaaatgccCAAGAATTTCtggaaaaaattgataagaTACGACTTGAGAATGATGGACAAGAATTTGACAATGGAAAACTAGATCCagataacaacaacaacaacaacaacaatagcagcagcaacaacagcagcagcagcaataACAGCAACGctaatagtaataataataataataataatagagtaaagaaattgaattttagTAAACTTCCATCACAACTTATTACAACTGTGCGGGATTCATTTGCGCTTGATGttaaagagaaagaaattttCACTCAAAGTGGAGAAAAATTAATAGATGAAGAAGGATCATTTATACTCCCACTTGCaaaattatctaatttaCAACGTAAATgtattgaagaatttcCTGATCCATTAATGACTGGACTGGATTGGAGATATTATGATAAACCTGAAGATATTactaaattgatttcttggTTGAATCCATGGGGTAAACGAGAATCACTTCTTCGGAAAGAATTATCACTTGTTAAAGAAGCCATTATATCTAGTATGGAAGCGAGAAGAAAAGCGCTTTGGTTAGATCAAACCCCACCtgaagaattagaaatATCTGACAACATTAAGAAATtagaaacaaaattatctGGAGGtggtaatgataatgataaggATAATCTTTTTCTGAAAGATACTACTATTGctgctggtggtggtgaagaaggtgatgatgatgtagTATTAACTTCTGGTTCTAAACGTACAAGGAGATCTACTGGTTCTagaaaaagacaaaaagtAGTCACTGTTCAAGATGCTTTGGAATTTGGCGAACCAGAggatataaataaaatgattcaaaatttagaagaagaattagtggaaaagaaagataatCGAGAAATCAATCGAGTATTAGAATGGGTCAATTCTCGAGCATtagatttatttgaaaaatcgTTATATGAAGGTGGagataaacaaaaatcaaatactaaatcaaaacaaaagaagaaataa
- a CDS encoding pre-mRNA-processing protein, putative (Similar to S. cerevisiae PRP45;~In S. cerevisiae: protein required for pre-mRNA splicing; associates with the spliceosome and interacts with splicing factors Prp22p and Prp46p; orthologous to human transcriptional coactivator SKIP and can activate transcription of a reporter gene) — MFSSLLSRPINSSYDPSYHFFPVARDSKNDSTVKEVVSTTKKEITTPSLKYDTTIPLKKRYPNLVHNFPKPELDENLILETKKMIDSIIHSSSDEPTNDINYIKYETLNSNSNSKSNSNQNQSKIIQIKQFQEDPMLPPRFKLRKNRHERIIEDITFVKDPKTKKLTKEDREFWNIPAAISNWKNSQGFTIGLDKRMIGREYVSPEMNITKFNDLSTALSDADLQAREDLKKRNEIRQQKQLQEKRLRDERIKEIASRSKRRKRY, encoded by the coding sequence ATGTTTAGTTCACTACTATCAAGACCGATAAACAGTTCATACGATCCATCATATCATTTTTTTCCTGTTGCTAGAGACTCAAAAAATGATTCCACAGTAAAGGAAGTTGTTTCAACAAcgaagaaagaaataacaACACCTTCTTTGAAATATGATACCACCATTCCTTTAAAGAAACGATATCCTAATTTAGTACATAATTTCCCTAAACCTGAATTAGATGAGAATCTAATACTAGAGACtaaaaaaatgattgatTCGATCATacattcttcttctgatGAACCAACCaatgatattaattatatcaaatatGAAACactaaattcaaattcaaattcaaagtcaaattcaaatcaaaatcaactgaaaataattcaaatcaaacaatttcaaGAAGATCCCATGCTTCCACCTAGATTCAAATTAAGGAAAAATCGACatgaaagaattattgaagATATTACTTTTGTTAAAGATCCTAAAACGAAAAAATTAACTAAAGAAGATCGAGAATTTTGGAATATACCAGCAGcaatatcaaattggaaaaattcTCAAGGTTTTACTATTGGATTAGATAAAAGAATGATTGGTAGAGAATATGTATCACCAGAAATGAATATTACcaaatttaatgatttatcaacaGCATTATCTGATGCTGATTTACAAGCTAGAGAGGATCTTAAAAAACGGAATGAAATTcgacaacaaaaacaattacaagaaaaaagatTACGTGATGAAAGAATCAAAGAAATCGCTAGTCGTtccaaaagaagaaaacgATATTAA
- a CDS encoding N-acetyltransferase, putative, with translation MSTTTTRSGTNPKPIKRNPYLSTLRHLTNKDVTKAAYTLLEAFAEDNLAKMLVCHIEDKAERQLCELTLYEAYIRQHIAKGIVIGQGETESGFETVSIWSHPKSEEEGLDSYTNLMEAGYGKVWNVYGEEGRKKVFYGMLPLLHDSCERIINNDSRFKNKNVYTLVYVGSSKQARGKGNLRKLFDYMFETYIDNDENSITYLESSSPANIPIYNRFGFHVAEDIVLGEKCDDAVIGRDYAVMNVMIRGNKGHDWTKDENAFNSKGKL, from the coding sequence atgTCAACTACAACTACTCGTTCAGGAACGAATCCAAAGCCAATTAAACGTAATCCATATTTATCAACCCTTCGTCATTTAACTAATAAAGATGTAACCAAAGCAGCTTATACATTGTTAGAGGCATTTGCTGAAGACAATTTGGCTAAAATGTTGGTTTGTCATATAGAAGATAAAGCTGAACGTCAATTATGTGAACTTACTTTGTATGAAGCTTATATTAGACAGCACATTGCCAAAGGTATTGTCATTGGTCAAGGTGAAACTGAATCTGGGTTTGAAACTGTGTCGATATGGTCACATCCCAAATCGGAAGAAGAAGGGTTGGATTCATATACCAATTTAATGGAAGCCGGATATGGTAAAGTTTGGAATGTTTATGGTGAAGAAGGAAGGAAAAAAGTGTTTTATGGAATGTTACCACTTTTACATGATCTGTGTGAaagaattataaataatgattctcgatttaaaaataaaaacgTATATACGTTGGTTTATGTTGGTTCTTCCAAACAAGCTAGAGGTAAAGGCAATTTAAggaaattatttgattatatgTTTGAAAcatatattgataatgatgaaaacaGTATCACATATTTGGAAAGTAGTTCTCCAGCAAATATCCCAATCTATAATAGATTTGGTTTCCATGTAGCTGAAGATATAGTTTTAGGAGAAAAATGCGATGATGCGGTTATAGGTAGAGATTATGCTGTGATGAATGTTATGATCAGAGGTAATAAAGGACACGATTGGACAAAAGATGAAAATGCTTTCAATTCTAAAGggaaattataa
- a CDS encoding ubiquinol cytochrome-c reductase complex assembly protein, putative (Similar to S. cerevisiae CBP3;~In S. cerevisiae: mitochondrial protein required for assembly of ubiquinol cytochrome-c reductase complex (cytochrome bc1 complex)), whose amino-acid sequence MLRTTSKLTYPSVRLLSQTSKITFQQRPSFLDKYRADQESIEAPTKLASESTLPVIEQDLKIKPRQPKTKAPFLSEDEDKKIELPSWKEKIGQFVVSTFGVDMDKSRSGPVAGGIYFSECKRQALVYPNEPMSDTAKFYYETLRLPKSFSQQVQITILHYWILSVRMRALPFKYSKEYQQKLVDRIFNDLDYRMSTELGIKSNRTIEGYLKDYHTQLLGCVLSYDEGLMTDDITLASALWRNVFNANENVDMRHVEALLVYVRSQLYVLNKMTDRAFGFGKFKFVPPDQVVEPISLEQEELIKQKTKEEFAKMTLPSQQSVLSMDE is encoded by the coding sequence ATGTTGAGAACTACCAGTAAATTGACATATCCGTCAGTGAGGCTCTTGTCTCAGACAAGCAAAATAACATTTCAACAAAGACCTTCATTTTTGGACAAATACAGAGCAGATcaagaatcaattgaagCACCAACAAAGTTAGCATCTGAATCTACATTACCAGTGATTGaacaagatttgaaaattaaacCTCGTCAACCGAAAACTAAAGCCCCCTTTTTAtcagaagatgaagataaaaaaattgaattgccaagttggaaagaaaaaatcgGACAATTTGTCGTTTCTACATTTGGAGTCGATATGGATAAATCAAGAAGTGGTCCAGTAGCTGGTGGTATATATTTTTCGGAATGTAAAAGACAAGCATTAGTTTACCCAAATGAACCTATGAGTGATACCGCcaaattttattatgaGACTTTAAGATTACCCAAATCTTTTTCACAACAAGTACAAATAACTATATTACATTATTGGATTTTATCTGTAAGAATGAGAGCATTACCATTTAAATATAGTAAAgaatatcaacaaaaattagTGGATAgaatatttaatgatttggaTTACAGAATGAGTACTGAATTAGGTATTAAATCCAACAGAACTATAGAAGGTTATTTAAAAGATTACCATACTCAATTATTAGGTTGTGTTTTGAGTTACGATGAAGGATTAATGACTGATGATATCACTTTAGCTTCTGCTTTATGGAGAAATGTATTTAATGCCAATGAGAATGTTGATATGAGACATGTTGAGGCCTTGCTTGTTTATGTCAGATCACAATTGTACGTGTTGAACAAAATGACCGATAGAGCATTTGGGTTTGGTAAATTTAAGTTTGTGCCTCCTGATCAAGTGGTTGAACCTATTTCCcttgaacaagaagaacttattaaacaaaagacaaaagaagaatttgctAAAATGACATTACCATCTCAACAAAGTGTTTTGTCAATGGATGAATAG
- a CDS encoding signal recognition particle subunit, putative (Similar to S. cerevisiae SRP72;~In S. cerevisiae: core component of the signal recognition particle (SRP) ribonucleoprotein (RNP) complex that functions in targeting nascent secretory proteins to the endoplasmic reticulum (ER) membrane), which produces MKSLLKTISWKFTSFSFFFFFLLFLQFLARHTLFFFFFRSSYTPTVVSDFFKDRKKKKKNFVFSKNQFSNECISTLYLLVDIMSNSIADAFKKLNVSPEISPSEHEKIFNVSYEYLSKVKKFNDLKASKNCLVALINLDKYYKADQIIKKLPKSLISSLLLEVAYIYYKIGKVEDLVKLYEANENTLPNGADIGLKHVLAQSYYKIGKYEKALELYNELIKNNKYDDELDLVINEKAIVSQLNFQKGGKIESTTTGNDNNYDLLFNEALIKLSILNTTQALALLDKASQVCHTELSGPDLESELLPIKLTTAYVYQLTGESKKSLEILESIDIEKINDLLIKLIVKNNFYSHSTITNINLVDRDLNYQQNLHKLNQKLTVLQYERVLKNSLVLKFASGTLSKSQLNNQFINNFQQTFPGDLLPLSYKVLSELNIDYKDLQDSTKSKSVGRKLVKYISTQHTNNDDLKIVAILILVSVNAQIGLFDQSLPILEQLTHESLTTSKVLPGLIGTLIAIYERTHNNKKLTDLLLKVLEKLLYTPQELFKDINYYNFAKIVAFKALNQGHDKTATQLFEYLFEVNPSDHLINSILSNTNNDLLPLDELTSKKPIDEILSVDIDTLIPTTKSKSIKPIVKKSSKITKKKQKPKFGPNKVLKPIEDLQLDEERWLPLKLRSYYKPTKKEKKKASGGQQGVAESSARTTTSSSNNKKKKKKGKK; this is translated from the coding sequence ATGAAGAGTTTattaaaaacaatatcatGGAAATTTACCtcgttttcttttttttttttttttttgttgtttcttcAGTTTCTTGCACGACACACactcttcttttttttttttcgttcaTCATACACTCCCACTGTAGTCAGTGATTTTTTTAAggacagaaaaaaaaaaaaaaaaaattttgtattttcaaagaatcaattttcCAACGAGTGTATATCCACtttatatttgttggtTGATATAATGAGTAATTCTATTGCTGATGcattcaagaaattgaatgTATCTCCAGAAATTTCACCTTCAGAACatgaaaaaatatttaatgtTTCTTATGAATATTTGtcaaaagtgaaaaaattcaatgatttaaaaGCCTCGAAAAACTGTCTTGTGGcattaatcaatttggataaatattataaagccgatcaaattatcaaaaaacTTCCTAAATCCTTAATTAGTCTGTTACTTCTTGAAGTGGCATATATATACTACAAGATTGGGAAAGTTGAAGACTTGGTCAAATTATACGAAGCTAATGAAAACACTTTACCAAATGGGGCTGATATTGGTTTGAAACATGTCTTAGCACAATCATATTACAAAATTGGTAAGTATGAAAAGGCATTGGAATTgtataatgaattgattaagaacaacaaatatgatgatgaattagatttagttattaatgaaaagGCTATAGTTTCACAATTGAATTTCCAAAAAGGTGggaaaattgaatcaacCACGACAggaaatgataataattatgatttgttgtttaatgAAGCATTGATTAAGTTGTCTATATTGAACACGACACAAGCATTGGCATTGTTAGACAAAGCCTCTCAAGTGTGCCACACAGAATTGTCTGGACCAGATTTGGAATCAGAGTTGTTGCCCATTAAATTAACTACAGCATatgtttatcaattaactggtgaatcaaagaaaagtttggaaattttagagagtattgatattgaaaaaattaatgatcTTTTAATAAAGTTGATTGTGAAAAATAACTTTTATTCACATTCTACAATCACTAATATCAATTTGGTGGATAGagatttgaattatcaacaaaatttacataaattgaatcaaaaattaaCTGTCTTACAATATGAAAgagttttgaaaaatagtttagttttgaaatttgcTAGTGGAACATTAAGCAAATCACAATTAAACAATCagtttatcaacaattttcaacaaactTTCCCTGGTGATCTTCTTCCTTTATCATATAAAGTTTTATCAGAGCTTAATATAGATTATAAAGACTTGCAGGATTCTACAAAACTGAAACTGGTAGGTAGAAAACTTGTCAAATATATTTCCACACAACACACAaacaatgatgatttgaaaattgttgctattttgattttggtttcCGTTAATGCTCAAATTGGATTATTTGATCAGAGTTTACCTATTTTGGAACAATTGACACATGAATCATTGACTACATCCAAGGTATTGCCAGGATTGATTGGAACTTTAATAGCGATTTACGAAAGAACAcataataacaaaaaattgactgatttattattgaaagttttagaaaaattattatacaCTCctcaagaattatttaaggatattaattattataattttgcCAAAATTGTCGCATTTAAAGCATTAAATCAGGGTCATGATAAAACAGCAActcaattatttgaatatttgtTTGAAGTCAATCCATCCGATCATTTGATTAATTCAATCTTATCTAAtacaaataatgatttattaccACTTGATGAATTGACAAGTAAAAAACCAATAGATGAAATATTATcagttgatattgatacaTTAATACCAACAACTAAATCTAAATCTATAAAACCAATTGTTAAAAAATCTTCTAAAATTactaaaaagaaacaaaaaccaaaatttgGACCTAATAAAGTTTTGAAACCTATAGAAGATTTACAATTGGATGAAGAAAGATGGTTACCTTTGAAGTTGAGATCTTATTATAAACCTAccaaaaaggaaaagaagaaagcTAGTGGTGGTCAACAAGGAGTTGCTGAATCAAGTGCTCGTACTACAACTTCACTgtctaataataaaaagaaaaagaagaaaggtAAGAAATAG
- a CDS encoding NADP-dependent alcohol dehydrogenase, putative (Similar to S. cerevisiae ADH7;~In S. cerevisiae: NADPH-dependent medium chain alcohol dehydrogenase with broad substrate specificity; member of the cinnamyl family of alcohol dehydrogenases; may be involved in fusel alcohol synthesis or in aldehyde tolerance), giving the protein MTTDSVPDKFQGFASDKKENWNKPKLVSYDRKQINPHDVVLENEVCGLCYSDIHTLQSNWGGYNRDDLVVGHEIVGKVIAIGEKVTEFKIGQRVGIGAASSACRECNRCKSNNEQYCPKAASTYNGIDVRSNNYVTQGGYSSHSIADEQFVFPIPDDLPSAYAAPLMCAGITVFSPLLRNLGSDAKGKTVGIIGIGGLGHLALQLAKALGAKVVAFSRTSSKKDQALKLGADEFIATNEEKDWSSKYHDTFDFILNCASGVDGLNLQDYLSVLKVDKKFISVGLPPATEQFGVSPFTFLKHGASFGSSLLGSKVEVLEMLKLAAKHNVKPWIEEIPISEENCSKALNRCHDGDVRYRFVFTEFDKAFAK; this is encoded by the coding sequence ATGACTACTGATTCAGTTCCAGATAAATTTCAAGGTTTTGCTTCTgataagaaagaaaattggaACAAACCAAAATTAGTTTCTTATGATagaaaacaaatcaatccTCATGATGTTGTTCTTGAAAATGAAGTTTGTGGATTATGTTATTCTGATATTCATACTTTACAATCCAATTGGGGTGGATATAATCGTGATGATTTAGTTGTTGGTCatgaaattgttggtaAAGTCATTGCTATTGGTGAAAAAGTCActgaattcaaaattggTCAACGTGTGGGTATTGGTGCTGCTTCATCTGCATGTCGTGAATGTAATAGATGTAAATCTAATAATGAACAATATTGTCCTAAAGCTGCTTCTACTTATAACGGTATTGATGTTAGATCTAATAATTATGTCACTCAAGGTGGTTATTCATCTCATTCAATTGCTGATGAACAATTTGTTTTCCCAATTCCCGATGATTTGCCAAGTGCTTATGCTGCACCATTGATGTGTGCTGGTATCACAGTTTTTTCACCATTATTACGTAACTTGGGAAGTGATGCCAAAGGTAAAACTGTTGGtattattggaattggtGGATTAGGTCATTTGGCTTTGCAATTGGCTAAAGCTTTAGGTGCCAAAGTTGTTGCCTTTTCAAGAACTTCAAGTAAAAAAGATCAAGCTTTGAAATTGGGTGCTGATGAATTTATTGCTactaatgaagaaaaagattgGTCAAGTAAATACCATGATacttttgatttcatcTTGAATTGTGCTTCTGGTGTTGATGGTTTGAATTTGCAAGATTATTTGAGTGTTTTGAAAGTCGATAAGAAATTCATTTCTGTTGGTTTACCACCAGCAACTGAACAATTTGGTGTTTCACCGTTCACTTTCTTGAAACATGGTGCCTCATTTGGTTCCTCTTTATTGGGATCCAAAGTTGAAGTATTAGAAATGTTGAAATTGGCTGCCAAACACAATGTGAAACCATGGATTGAAGAAATTCCAATCAGTGAAGAAAACTGTTCTAAAGCTTTAAACAGATGTCATGATGGTGATGTTAGATACAGATTTGTGTTTACTGAATTTGACAAAGCTTTTGCTAAGTAA